From Thermostichus vulcanus str. 'Rupite':
TGGCTAGCTCTCGGTTCCGAAGGTTTGGTCGAACTCATAGAGTAACTCGTCAATCTCTTCTAGGGCTTGATTGACATCCACCCGCAAGCTACCCAGGTCGGGCTTTTCTAAAAGCTTGGCCACCGTCGGTCGACGCTCCCGGATTAGTTTGATGCGGTCTTTCAAAGCGGCAATTTCAGCTGCATCCATAATCCTAGCGGGCTATCCAACCTCCACAGCTTAGCGTAGCCGATACCTTGCTCCCAAGGGTACTGTATAGACACCTGTGATGAACGGCAGATCCTCCTGAGGCAGTATCAGGAGTTGCAGACGGGCACTCGACCGGAACAGATTACCGCTCAGCAGGCGCGGGTACAGCAGCTTCAAGCCAGTCTGGCCAGCTTGGATGTGGCCCTCAGCAAGAGTGTGATTCGCGCCCCGTTTGCGGGGCGAATTGCCCTGCGTCATGTGGATGAGGGCACGGTGGTGGGATCCGGTCAGCCGGTGCTGCGCTTGGTGGAATCGGGAGCCTGGGAGGCCCGCATCGGGGTGCCCACCCATCTGCTGCCCCCCGAGGGATCCCGGCAAACTTTGGAGGTGGGATCCTAAGCCTACGAGGCGGAGGTGCTGGCCTTGTTGCCGGTGAGCAGCAGCTACGGGAGCTAGAGGAAATCGACACCCTCACCTCCACCTCCCGTCTGGGGATCTCGGTGATCGAGGTGGAGCTGAAGGACACCATCACCAATGTGGATGCCGCTTGGTCGCGGGTGCGGGACAAAGCCTCAGATGCCATCCCCAGCTTGCCCACAGCGGCCACAGAGCCAGAGGTGGAGGTGGCCACCATCTCCGCCAATGCCCTGATCGTCGGGCTGGTCTGGGATCTGCCGGGGGATCCCAACTATGGGGTGCTCAGTCGGCTGGCGGAAACCCTGCAAGAGGATCTGCGCCGGATCCCAGGGTCAAAAAGCGTGGAACGCTTCGGGGAGGCTGAAGAAGAGATCCGGGTGGAGGTGGATCCTGTGGCGGTGACACAGGTGGTGGGCCGTTCCACCCGCCATGTGGTGGCTACGACCTTGACCACATTGGTAGGGTTTATTCCACTTTTGTTGGATGCCACCGGGTTTTGGCCCCCCTTAGCCATTTGTATTGCCGGTGGCTTGGGGGGGACGACCATCCTGGCCCTCTATGCCGTGCCCAGCGCCCATCTGCTGCTGAATCATTCCGGTAAACCCAGGCATAGATAACACTAGGGCTCACCCCAACCCATAAAGAGAGTGAGCCCTAGCAGTTTGCCACCGTAGAGCCGGTCGGAGCTATCCCACCCAAAAGGGCTTAGGCTCAACGACGAACCTTATCCTTTTGGCTGACGAAGATAATGGCACCGAAGAGAGCACCCAGCACCACGGCACCAGCAACTAGGCTCCAGAGGAAGTTAGCAAGTGAGGCGGTCATAAAAGCGTTTCCTTCTCATGCGAGTCAATAACCCCAAAGGGCTCCTCGATCATATCGAGCTTTGCAACTTTAAGCCCAAGCTTTGCTGCTAATCAAGACATAATCAAGACAGTATTGCCCCAAAGGGCTCGTCGAGCATATCGAGCTTTGCAACCGTTCCGACCTTCATTGGCTTCCCTGCTGCTGGATTTTGCCAGGGATCCCTTGTCAATACTTTTGTCATGTCAATACTTTCTTTGAGCTCACGTTGAGGTCAATACTCCAGGTTCACCTCTTCCAAGGTTTGATTGCTACCCGCAAAGGGATTCTCAGGGGTTAAGAATAACAAACAGTGGCATTCCTTCCGTTCCCGCATCGGTACACAGGGACAGTTCCAGTAGCCCGCCTTGGCCTCTGCTTCTTTGTCCTCATAAAAGCGACAGGGACACAGGGGCGCTCCCAACTGTTCTTTGTGTAGGGCCAAACCCTCAATCACCGCCGTTGTAATCGAAGGATCCGAGCAAAAATAAGTATCGGAACGTTTGGCGTAGGTTTCTGCGAAATTCCGCATTACCTCAAAGGTTTTCTGCGAGGACTTATTGTGGCCACGACTTTCCATGACAATCCCTAACGGTGGAACTGAAATCCGCTGCGTATGACGATTCGTCTTCTCTCGCTCTTCGTTGTACTGCAGCCTCTTTAGGGAGACAAATGAAGGCAGCCTCGTCGTTACACAAGGCAACATTTAGAGACTTAGACAAGAGCTAGCATTGACGTACTCTTCAGAATACCGTCTATGGGATCTCAGAATACCGTCTATGGGATCCCTCCCACCTAGGGCACCACCAACACTGGGCAAGGGGAGAGGTTAATCACACGGTTGCTCACAGAGTCATCTCGCCCTTCTCCAGACAGGCTCAACCCCCGGCAACCCATAATGATCAGGTCGATCTCCAGCTCATCAGCGACATCACAAATCACGAAGGGCACTTTCCCCTCCCGATACTCGCTCTTGACGTTACTCAGCCCAATTTGGTGCAGACCTGACTCTGTTTGCTTAAGCAAAGTTTGAATGTTTTGTCGTGCCTGTTGTACCTGTTCGGGGCTGAGCTCGGCATCATCCAAAACCGAAAGCAGATACACCTGGCTTTGGTAGCGTTGCGCCATATCCGCCACCAACGGCAGGGCATGGCTGGTCTCACGCGAGTTATCAATGGGAAAGAGCAGTTTGTCGAACATAGCCTAAGGATCCCACGGTCAACCCCAATCCAAATCAATCCAGATGCAATTGAGCAAGGGCTGCTGGCCTTATTCTATCTTGCTTGCTGTGCAAGGTGCTTGACGCTCATCCCGCTAACGCTAGCTGTAAAGCAGCGGCTTCGCCAACGCGTATAGCAGGAGGTTCCCCATTCGTGGACATGTTGGGGTCGATCGGGTTGGGACTCAGTTGGCTGCTACTGGGAATAGGGCACGGTATCGGACTGGGGATTTGGATTGATTCGCCAAACCCAGGGAAGGGAGCCCTCAAGTGAGCCCAAACAGACGACGCTCCGCCTCTTCCATGCGATCTAGCAGGGTGGCAAATTTAGAGGATATCTCTTCGATTTCATGCAAAAAGGTACGCAAAGCCTGATATTTCAAAAACAGGGCTTCTTCGAGGTTATGGGTTTGAAACTGCTCATCTAAAGCATTGCCCAACTCGCTCAGGGCATTTTCGATGCCGACTTTGATCGAGCTAATGTTGCGGCGTACCAAGCGCATCACCTCTTGCTCCAACTGCGGCTTTTGTTGAGTCAGCTCGCTGGTGGCCAACACTTGCCGCAACGCGGAATAGGGATCCTCGAAATCGCTAGGCACCTCCGTCACCACCTCCGGCAGATCCGGCTGGATCAGGCGACGTTCCGATTGTTCCAGCTTTTTCAAAATGGCCATAAATGTCACGGCGGATCCCTCCACATCCCTGAGGAGGCCGCGCAGCACCTGGTGTTTCAGGGCGAGATATTGTGCCGGATCTTCATCTTGAAGCCGTTCATCGAGGGCATTGCCCAATTCACTGAGGGTGTTTTCGATGGTGGCCATGAGGGAATTGGCGCTGCGATCCAATAACTGCCGTGAGCGCTCCGGTAGCTGGTGCAGATGGATGGGCGGGGGCGTGACAAAGCGGGGGCGGCTGGCAGGAGACGGTGGGGGGGTGGGGGTAACGGGTTCTGGAGCAGCAGGGGGTGGAGCAAAAGACGCTTCAGGCCAGGCATCCGCGCTGAGATAGGGATCATTTGGGTCAAGCGGCTCGCCTCCATCCAGGTAGTCTGAAGCCCAGGGCTCAACCAAGGTGATCCGACTGGTACCAGCGGTCTCTCCATTTAGCCAATCCAGATCTCCTGATGGGGTTTCAGCCGCCAAGCCGCTGCTAGGGGAGGATTCGAGGGGCAAGTAAACGTAGAGGGGTTTCATCATTTGCAGCAAGGCATTGGCCGCTTGGCCATCCTGTTCCGGCTCCTCCAACTGCTGCACGGCCTGTTTCAGTCGCGTCTCCAGTTCTTCAGGGGAGTTGCAGGCATCGTAAAGCTCCTTGAGCAGGTCGTCGAGGTTATAACGTCGTAGAGCCGCCAACCCCTGTAGATTGGGTTCTAACTTGTGATGTAGAGCCGTAAAGGCCACCAACTTGGCCCGCAGAGGACTGGTTTGCCGCATCACCCCTGCCCTCAGTTCGAAGGGATCGTAGTCCTGCTTCTGCAGTTGCATCCCTCCATAGCCCAGCGGTAGAGTCGGTTGGGGTGCAACCCAAATGGGGGGATCCCCAGCGGCTGAGGCAGGAGTGCCAGAATCGTGAGGAGACTGCCTCTGGTAGAAGGGTTGCAGCTTGCTCAGCACCATCTTGGCGATGCGGGCATATTCTGCCTTTTTGTTGATGTGGCTAATCGCTTCCCGAAAGCGCTGTCCCAAGGACTCCAGAGTAGTGTGCTCGCGGCAAAGCTGCTCCAGTAGACTTTTTAAGTCCACTTGGTTCAACTTATGGGCATCACTTTCCCAAGTGCTGGTGCAGGTGAAATAAACGAGCTTCTTGACTCGGTCTGCATGCCCGCCCTGCTGCATTTCCTGCACGGCAAAGCTAAGGGGATCCGAGACTACCATAGTGATGAAGGCTGCCAGGCAGGAGTAAGTGTATCCACATGTATCTAATATTACACTAGTTCTTCGGAGAGCACAGGTTATTTTGCCCGGCAGGATAACATATTCTTCTGGGAACCGACCCTATTTCTCTATTTACAGTCTTCCCAGGGATCCCTTCCGTATTCAGTTTGTTGGGAGCTGATCTTCTGCCCCTATTCTGATGCAGGCCATAATGCCGCTCTTGTGATTGCTGCGCTTGGGGCAACTGTAAACTTGCCCGGTCGCCCTTTGGGCGGTGCGGAGCACTTTATTCCGAAACTTAGCTGTTCTGTGACGGGTGGGAATTGGGATAAAGCTCTCCGCTCAGCGTAGCGGCGGAGGGGAGTTTACGAAAA
This genomic window contains:
- a CDS encoding HlyD family efflux transporter periplasmic adaptor subunit; the protein is MQTGTRPEQITAQQARVQQLQASLASLDVALSKSVIRAPFAGRIALRHVDEGTVVGSGQPVLRLVESGAWEARIGVPTHLLPPEGSRQTLEVGS
- a CDS encoding efflux RND transporter permease subunit, giving the protein MLSLRGGGAGLVAGEQQLRELEEIDTLTSTSRLGISVIEVELKDTITNVDAAWSRVRDKASDAIPSLPTAATEPEVEVATISANALIVGLVWDLPGDPNYGVLSRLAETLQEDLRRIPGSKSVERFGEAEEEIRVEVDPVAVTQVVGRSTRHVVATTLTTLVGFIPLLLDATGFWPPLAICIAGGLGGTTILALYAVPSAHLLLNHSGKPRHR
- a CDS encoding photosystem II reaction center X protein, whose protein sequence is MTASLANFLWSLVAGAVVLGALFGAIIFVSQKDKVRR
- a CDS encoding ferredoxin-thioredoxin reductase catalytic domain-containing protein, with translation MESRGHNKSSQKTFEVMRNFAETYAKRSDTYFCSDPSITTAVIEGLALHKEQLGAPLCPCRFYEDKEAEAKAGYWNCPCVPMRERKECHCLLFLTPENPFAGSNQTLEEVNLEY
- a CDS encoding universal stress protein; amino-acid sequence: MFDKLLFPIDNSRETSHALPLVADMAQRYQSQVYLLSVLDDAELSPEQVQQARQNIQTLLKQTESGLHQIGLSNVKSEYREGKVPFVICDVADELEIDLIIMGCRGLSLSGEGRDDSVSNRVINLSPCPVLVVP